In Zygosaccharomyces rouxii strain CBS732 chromosome D complete sequence, one DNA window encodes the following:
- the OSW1 gene encoding Osw1p (weakly similar to uniprot|Q08692 Saccharomyces cerevisiae YOR255W OSW1 Protein of unknown function required for the construction of the outer spore wall layers), which yields MRAPPPPRRSKSRYLTTCYLRIKQVFTGSKLKKRWHLHKLHKFRRKGQLAVSPISGIHVEDMVNLPTGLQNRSSKGKPLLIAAFSKGCTKSPQLRLLQRNKFYGLPMTKRKYKLKSFDTTVTEKKTATTITQRTHLCAPRVGSLKKATSKDADIKVIFHNNNVIKSINLEEESHTTSYSPQLLEFAPQQSIRIKDYPSLARRPLGLAEISENENVNDNNPNGYLRLRNEKSKSGPLAPAINPPAPSLSIDSGSTAVSADMRTNLFQWKTFIRITKYSNKHRLVSYSRLITSYTS from the coding sequence ATGAGAGCTCCACCCCCACCAAGGAGATCCAAATCTCGTTATTTAACGACCTGCTATCTAAGAATAAAACAAGTATTTACTGGCtcaaaattgaagaagagatgGCATCTACATAAGCTGCATAaatttagaagaaaaggCCAATTGGCGGTTAGTCCTATATCTGGAATCCATGTTGAAGATATGGTAAATTTGCCCACAGGGTTACAAAATAGATCTTCTAAGGGAAAACCACTCTTAATTGCAGCATTCTCTAAAGGTTGTACAAAATCTCCCCAGCTAAGACTACTTCAAAGGAATAAATTTTATGGCTTACCCAtgacaaaaagaaaatataaACTCAAATCTTTCGATACTACCGTCACTGAGAAGAAAACTGCAACAACAATTACTCAAAGAACGCATCTATGTGCCCCTAGAGTTGGATCGCTTAAAAAAGCTACCTCTAAAGATGCAGACATAAAAGTGATTTTCCACAATAATAATGTGATTAAAAGTATTAATTTGGAGGAAGAATCTCATACGACTTCATACTCACCTCAACTATTAGAATTCGCACCGCAACAATCTATTAGGATAAAGGATTACCCAAGTTTAGCGAGAAGACCTCTCGGACTTGCAGAAATTAGTGAGAATGAAAAtgttaatgataataacCCCAATGGATATCTACGTTTAAGGAACGAAAAATCAAAGTCTGGGCCTTTAGCACCTGCAATTAATCCACCTGCACCTTCACTCTCCATTGATAGCGGCTCCACTGCAGTTTCCGCTGATATGAGAACAAACCTATTCCAATGGAAAACTTTTATTAGAATTACCAAATACTCTAACAAGCATCGTTTAGTGTCTTATTCTAGATTGATCACCTCATATACGTCCTAG
- the VPS17 gene encoding retromer subunit VPS17 (similar to uniprot|P32913 Saccharomyces cerevisiae YOR132W VPS17 Peripheral membrane protein required for vacuolar protein sorting): MPSEPNSSIDTTAENTNNENQPSTSTGVVKKPAKTHKFIVKVTALERVGNSTNQRENPIVIFDLFTDVPAFRKQQHRGVKKTADEFKELFRYLVAAVQETFVPSLPATCSSYGPNTDEDRHKTMKNYQEWLERIAADPLLLKNEEVAFFVQSDFGTYSPINNPPTQPASGLKRKTLKQLAPPYDEVLQLAEFRPLVKSVHRVSQEVQSKLSKVSKQRRLLSQEETALGQGFTALQNDTHAHSGLYKRFGRVLAAAGDVDSVESTLEVATFADAMGWLVKDTYVVKEALTNRHLIMRELLQAQQSSRGKQEHARKLRAKRDASPLKVDEALRALRAATLLEQELTAKQRLITNNMLSMRSQWLQWYESFVTSAIKEFTLRKIEYERKKLTLLERVRHDVRRADNAGGLSRLGREAHPPSLLRSPPRNSQGLEGDDWAGDQRRRSSLLSQHDSVTNTDFDRVVTADEQQTLNPTVTSDPTAAESTDASGDNAGGTGTTTYSANGEQDINDTSLDARNAASLLGLATF; encoded by the coding sequence ATGCCTAGTGAACCCAATTCTTCTATTGATACAACTGCAGAAAATACCAACAATGAAAACCAACCATCGACTTCCACTGGTGTTGTTAAGAAGCCTGCAAAGACTCACAAATTCATAGTCAAAGTGACCGCGCTCGAGAGGGTCGGTAATTCTACAAATCAAAGAGAGAACCCTATTGTaatatttgatctttttacTGATGTCCCCGCATTTCGCAAACAGCAACATAGAGGTGTTAAAAAGACTGCTGATGAGTTTAAAGAACTGTTTAGATATTTGGTAGCAGCCGTTCAAGAGACTTTTGTGCCATCATTACCTGCTACCTGCTCGAGTTATGGACCCAATACGGATGAAGACCGTCACAAGacaatgaaaaattatcaagagTGGTTAGAAAGAATTGCTGCAGATCCATTGCTGCtgaagaatgaagaagTCGCATTCTTTGTTCAAAGTGATTTTGGTACTTACTCACCCATCAATAATCCACCTACTCAACCTGCATCAGGTCTTAAACGTAAAACTCTGAAACAATTGGCACCACCTTATGATGAAGTATTACAATTAGCAGAATTTAGACCATTGGTAAAATCTGTTCATCGAGTATCTCAGGAAGTACAATCGAAGTTATCCAAAGTTAGCAAACAAAGACGTCTTCTATCCCAAGAAGAGACTGCATTAGGTCAAGGTTTCACAGCATTACAAAACGACACACATGCTCATTCAGGactttacaaaagatttggtcGTGTATTGGCGGCTGCGGGTGATGTGGATAGCGTCGAATCCACTTTAGAAGTCGCAACGTTTGCAGATGCAATGGGGTGGCTGGTCAAGGACACGTATGTGGTTAAAGAGGCTTTAACCAATCGTCATTTAATTATGAGAGAATTGCTACAGGCTCAACAAAGCTCAAGAGGTAAACAAGAACACGCACGCAAGCTGAGAGCTAAAAGAGATGCAAGCCCCTTAAAAGTCGATGAAGCACTAAGAGCCTTGAGAGCAGCTACCCTACTCGAACAAGAATTGACGGCTAAGCAACGTCTTATAACTAATAACATGCTTTCAATGAGATCTCAATGGTTACAATGGTATGAGTCATTTGTAACATCTGctattaaagaatttactCTACGCAAAATAGAATATGAACGTAAGAAACTAACTCTATTAGAGAGAGTCCGTCACGATGTTCGCAGAGCAGATAATGCGGGTGGGTTATCGAGGTTAGGCCGTGAAGCACACCCTCCATCACTACTGAGATCTCCACCAAGAAATTCACAAGGACTCGAAGGCGACGACTGGGCAGGTGACCAACGTCGCCGTTCATCACTTTTATCCCAACACGATTCTGTAACTAATACAGATTTCGATAGGGTTGTCACCGCTGATGAACAACAGACTTTAAACCCTACAGTGACAAGTGATCCTACTGCCGCCGAAAGTACAGATGCAAGTGGAGATAATGCTGGTGGTACTGGTACAACCACATATAGTGCAAATGGTGAACAAGATATCAATGACACATCGTTAGATGCTCGTAATGCAGCTTCACTGCTAGGGCTGGCCACCTTTTAA
- the CIN10 gene encoding Cin10p (similar to uniprot|Q04162 Saccharomyces cerevisiae YDR387C Hypothetical ORF), which produces MDSESPPARNGLNDVDDVYSDLYSTISQVTATTANDVDQLPYPITFRNLIIFVGATVGGLLFGYDTGVISGVLLMLKPQDISLDVVTDFQKELITSVTCLGSFFGSIIAFPTADKYGRKSTMALCCTVFVVAAIWMALSTSLTFLVIGRLIVGVAVGVAAQCVPVYLSEISPASTRGLVLALNTLAITGGQLISYVVSLSMQNVQHSWRYLFGLAALPAIIFLLILDFIPESPRWLISKGEFADALDSLRAIYPTAPLQLVSLKLKWLILDIGKLRKYQDAEDPLLVRTHSTSRYIGVNDEPLSESSPSQDNNLVVSAESRTRHKMEPRAKRALLVGCTLMFFQQVSGINAFLYYSAIIFAQFEVKNPLVPAMAVAATNFVFTLVALKCVDPIGRRSMLLYTIWIMTIGLFLSSVGFDKNNTKLILVALLIFVGGYASGMGSIPWSSVEFLPLNRRSFGAACISCTNWLSNTVVSVSYLSIANVMGMDRAMIMFAVFTILNWIFVYYYYPEVKGLTLEEIGKVFENGIDVSYVYRNYH; this is translated from the coding sequence ATGGATTCTGAATCGCCACCGGCCAGAAATGGTCTTAATGATGTTGATGACGTTTATTCCGATCTTTACTCCACCATATCGCAAGTAACTGCTACAACTGCTAATGATGTTGACCAACTACCGTACCCTATAACATTTAGGAATCTAATCATATTTGTTGGTGCAACTGTAGGAGGACTCTTATTCGGTTACGATACCGGCGTCATATCTGGAGTACTGCTCATGTTGAAACCCCAGGATATCTCTTTAGATGTGGTGACAGACTTCCAAAAAGAGTTGATTACATCTGTTACCTGCTTAGGGTCTTTCTTTGGGTCCATAATAGCTTTCCCCACTGCTGATAAATACGGTAGAAAGAGTACTATGGCTCTTTGTTGTACAGTATTTGTGGTAGCCGCAATTTGGATGGCATTATCGACTAGTTTAACATTTTTAGTTATTGGTAGGTTGATAGTGGGTGTAGCGGTTGGTGTAGCTGCACAGTGTGTTCCTGTATATCTGAgtgaaatttcaccagCTAGTACTAGAGGCCTAGTCTTAGCGTTAAACACTCTGGCGATTACGGGCGGCCAATTGATCTCATATGTTGTCTCATTGTCCATGCAAAATGTTCAGCACTCCTGGAGATATCTGTTTGGATTAGCTGCACTCCCGGCTATTATTTTCCTATTGATCTTAGATTTCATACCTGAATCACCCCGTTGGCTCATCTCGAAAGGTGAGTTTGCAGATGCGCTTGATTCACTAAGGGCCATTTATCCAACCGCACCTTTACAACTGGTTAGTCTAAAGTTGAAGTGGTTGATTCTCGACATTGGCAAACTACGAAAATATCAAGACGCCGAAGATCCATTGTTAGTGAGAACTCACTCCACTTCAAGGTATATTGGTGTTAATGATGAGCCGTTGTCAGAATCCTCACCTTCTCAAGACAATAATTTGGTGGTTTCAGCTGAATCTAGGACACGTCATAAGATGGAACCTCGCGCTAAAAGGGCTCTTCTAGTTGGTTGTACGCTTATGTTTTTCCAACAAGTCAGTGGTATCAATGCCTTTCTTTACTATTCAGCTATCATCTTTGCTCAATTTGAAGTAAAAAATCCATTGGTGCCCGCCATGGCTGTTGCCGCTACAAACTTTGTCTTTACATTAGTTGCATTAAAATGTGTGGATCCTATCGGTAGAAGAAGTATGCTTCTTTACACAATTTGGATAATGACGATAGGGTTATTTCTCAGTAGCGTTggttttgataaaaataataCTAAATTGATTCTAGTGGCACTACTGATCTTTGTTGGAGGGTACGCCTCAGGCATGGGGTCAATCCCCTGGAGTAGTGTGGAGTTTTTACCCTTGAATAGAAGATCATTCGGTGCGGCTTGCATTTCATGCACCAATTGGTTGTCAAATACTGTGGTCTCTGTTTCTTATTTATCCATAGCCAATGTTATGGGTATGGATCGTGCGATGATAATGTTTGCCGTATTCACCATATTGAACTGGATATTTGTGTACTACTACTATCCTGAAGTGAAAGGTTTAACGctggaagaaattggtaaagtgtttgaaaatggtatcGACGTTTCTTATGTATATAGgaattatcattag
- the DAP1 gene encoding Dap1p (highly similar to gnl|GLV|CAGL0F03553g Candida glabrata CAGL0F03553g and similar to YPL170W uniprot|Q12091 Saccharomyces cerevisiae YPL170W DAP1 Heme- binding protein involved in regulation of cytochrome P450 protein Erg11p damage response protein related to mammalian membrane progesterone receptors mutations lead to defects in telomeres mitochondria and sterol synthesis), whose product MSFLMKLVFGGYNTSEDPTGVTEAPSADQGSKNNDGPVVEGKFYPRTLYKYNGHDHESILIAVKGKVFDCSQSRQFYGPSGPYTSFAGHDASRGLALNSFDMETVRGWDQPIDTLEDLTPQEQESLDSWYEFFESKYPCLGTLEPEPGVNV is encoded by the coding sequence ATGTCATTTCTTATGAAGCTTGTTTTTGGTGGATACAACACTAGTGAAGATCCAACAGGTGTCACAGAAGCACCTAGTGCTGATCAAGGGTCTAAGAACAACGATGGCCCCGTAGTGGAAGGTAAATTTTACCCAAGAACACTTTACAAATATAATGGTCATGATCATGAGAGTATTTTGATAGCTGTCAAGGGTAAAGTGTTTGATTGCTCACAAAGCAGACAATTCTATGGACCCAGTGGACCATACACAAGTTTTGCAGGACATGATGCGTCAAGGGGACTGGCACTCAATTCATTTGATATGGAAACTGTAAGAGGCTGGGATCAACCTATAGATACTTTAGAGGATTTGACGccacaagaacaagaatcCCTAGATAGCTGGTACGAATTCTTTGAGAGCAAGTATCCATGCCTCGGGACTTTAGAACCAGAACCTGGTGTCAATGTATGA
- a CDS encoding elongation factor 2 (highly similar to uniprot|P32324 Saccharomyces cerevisiae YOR133W EFT1 Elongation factor 2 (EF-2) also encoded by EFT2 catalyzes ribosomal translocation during protein synthesis contains diphthamide the unique posttranslationally modified histidine residue specifically ADP-ribosylated by diphtheria toxin or uniprot|P32324 Saccharomyces cerevisiae YDR385W EFT2 Elongation factor 2 (EF-2)), with protein sequence MVAFTVDQMRSLMDKVANVRNMSVIAHVDHGKSTLTDSLVQKAGIISAAKAGEARFMDTRKDEQERGITIKSTAISLFAEMSDTDVKDIKQKVDGNSFLVNLIDSPGHVDFSSEVTAALRITDGALVVVDTVEGVCVQTETVLRQALGERIKPVVCINKVDRALLELQVTKEDLYQSFSRTVESVNVIVSTYADEVLGDVQVYPSQGTVAFGSGLHGWAFTIRQFANRYAKKFGVDKNKMMEKLWGDSYFNPKTKKWTNKDTDADGKPLERAFNMFVLDPIFRLFAAIMNFKKDEIPVLLEKLEINLKADEKDLEGKALLKVVMKKFLPAADALMEMIVMHLPSPVTAQNYRAEQLYEGPSDDQFCQAIKKCDPTSDLMLYVSKMIPTSDKGRFYAFGRVFAGTVKSGQKVRIQGPNYVPGKKDDLFLKAVQRIVLMMGSRTEPIDDCPAGNIVGLVGIDQFLLKTGTLTTNEAAHNMKVMKFSVSPVVQVAVEVKNANDLPKLVEGLKRLSKSDPCVMTYISESGEHIVAGTGELHLEICLQDLENDHAAIPLKISPPVVAYRETVEGESSQVALSKSPNKHNRIYLKAEPIDEEVSLAIENGKINPRDDFKARARVMADDYGWDVTDARKIWCFGPDGNGPNLVIDQTKAVQYLNEIKDSVVAAFQWASKEGPIFGEQMRSVRVNILDVTLHADAIHRGGGQIIPTMRRATYAGFLLAEPRIQEPVFMVEIQCPEQAVGGIYSVLNKRRGQVVSEEQRPGTPLFTVKAHLPVNESFGFTGELRQATGGQAFPQMVFDHWSSLSSDPLDPETKAGQIVTAARKRHGMKEEVPGWQEYYDKL encoded by the coding sequence ATGGTTGCTTTCACCGTTGATCAAATGCGTTCCTTGATGGACAAGGTTGCCAATGTGCGTAACATGTCCGTCATTGCCCACGTCGACCACGGTAAGTCGACATTGACCGACTCTTTGGTCCAAAAAGCTGGTATCATTTCTGCTGCCAAGGCTGGTGAAGCCCGTTTCATGGATACCAGAAAggatgaacaagaaagagGTATCACTATCAAATCTACTGCTATCTCTTTGTTTGCTGAAATGAGCGACACTGATGTTAAGGACATCAAGCAAAAGGTTGATGGTAACTCTTTCTTGGTTAACTTGATCGATTCTCCAGGTCACGTTGACTTTTCCTCTGAAGTTACTGCAGCTCTTCGTATTACCGATGGTGCTCTAGTTGTTGTTGACACCGTTGAAGGTGTTTGTGTCCAAACTGAAACTGTGTTGAGACAAGCTCTTGGTGAAAGAATTAAGCCAGTTGTCTGTATCAACAAGGTTGACAGAGCTCTATTGGAATTGCAAGTCACCAAGGAAGATTTGTACCAATCTTTCTCCAGAACTGTGGAATCCGTTAACGTTATTGTTTCCACTTATGCTGATGAAGTTTTGGGTGACGTTCAAGTCTACCCATCTCAAGGTACCGTTGCTTTCGGTTCCGGTCTACACGGTTGGGCTTTCACCATCCGTCAATTCGCTAACAGATACGCCAAGAAATTCGGTGTtgacaagaacaagatgatggaaaaattgtGGGGTGACTCTTACTTCAACCCAAAGACTAAGAAGTGGACTAACAAGGACACCGATGCTGATGGTAAGCCATTGGAAAGAGCTTTCAACATGTTCGTTTTGGATCCAATCTTCAGATTGTTTGCTGCTATCATGAACTTCAAGAAGGATGAAATTCCAGTTTTgttagaaaaattggaaatcaaCCTAAAGGCTGACgaaaaagatttggaaggTAAGGCTTTGTTGAAGGTTGtcatgaagaaattcttgcCAGCTGCTGATGCCTTGATGGAAATGATTGTTATGCACTTGCCATCTCCTGTTACTGCTCAAAACTACAGAGCTGAACAATTGTACGAAGGTCCATCTGATGACCAATTCTGCCAAGCTATCAAGAAGTGTGACCCAACCTCCGATTTGATGCTTTACGTTTCTAAGATGATTCCAACTTCTGATAAGGGTAGATTCTACGCTTTCGGTAGAGTTTTCGCTGGTACCGTTAAGTCTGGTCAAAAGGTTAGAATCCAAGGTCCTAACTACGTTCCAGGTAAGAAGGACGACTTGTTCTTGAAGGcagttcaaagaattgttttGATGATGGGTTCCAGAACTGAACCAATCGATGACTGTCCAGCTGGTAACATTGTCGGTTTGGTCGGTATcgatcaattcttgttgaaGACTGGTACTTTGACCACTAACGAAGCTGCTCACAACATGAAGGTCATGAAGTTCTCTGTCTCTCCAGTTGTCCAAGTTGCCGTTGAAGTTAAAAACGCTAACGACTTGCCAAAATTGGTCGAAGGTTTGAAGAGATTGTCTAAGTCTGATCCATGTGTTATGACTTACATCTCTGAATCTGGTGAACACATTGTCGCTGGTACCGGTGAATTGCACTTGGAAATCTGTCTacaagatttggaaaacgaCCACGCTGCTATTCCATTGAAGATCTCTCCACCTGTGGTTGCTTACAGAGAAACCGTTGAAGGTGAATCTTCTCAAGTCGCTTTGTCTAAGTCTCCAAACAAGCACAACAGAATCTACTTGAAGGctgaaccaattgatgaagaagtttctTTGGCTATCGAAAACGGTAAGATCAACCCAAGAGACGATTTCAAGGCTCGTGCTAGAGTTATGGCCGATGACTACGGTTGGGATGTCACTGACGCCAGAAAGATCTGGTGTTTCGGTCCTGACGGTAACGGTCCAAACTTGGTTATTGACCAAACTAAGGCTGTTCAATACTTGAACGAAATCAAGGACTCTGTCGTTGCTGCTTTCCAATGGGCTTCCAAGGAAGGTCCAATCTTCGGTGAACAAATGAGATCCGTTAGAGTTAACATCTTGGATGTTACCTTGCACGCTGATGCTATCCACAGAGGTGGTGGTCAAATCATCCCAACTATGAGAAGAGCTACTTACGCTGGTTTCTTGTTGGCTGAACCAAGAATTCAAGAACCTGTTTTCATGGTCGAAATTCAATGTCCAGAACAAGCCGTTGGTGGTATCTACTCCGTGTTGAACAAGAGAAGAGGTCAAGTTGTCtctgaagaacaaagaCCAGGTACTCCATTGTTCACCGTCAAAGCTCACTTGCCAGTTAACGAATCTTTCGGTTTCACTGGTGAATTGAGACAAGCTACTGGTGGTCAAGCTTTCCCACAAATGGTTTTCGACCACTGGTCTTCTCTATCAAGTGATCCATTGGATCCAGAAACCAAGGCTGGTCAAATCGTTACTGCTGCTCGTAAGAGACACGGTATGAAGGAAGAAGTTCCAGGCTGGCAAGAATATTACGACAAATTGTAA
- the MUS81 gene encoding Mus81p (similar to uniprot|Q04149 Saccharomyces cerevisiae YDR386W MUS81 Helix-hairpin-helix protein involved in DNA repair and replication fork stability functions as an endonuclease in complex with Mms4p interacts with Rad54p) — translation MSLPSNLKNLYAEWLQEFISALNPKQEQLTLTYEKARRNLLDVDDTIYYPRDLKKVKGIGDTIMRRLEKRLKEYCDELGVEMPQPAASAAARGTKRGTTTLRSNITDVIGGEPPPKKLRKYIPKKRSGGYGILLALLEANAVIPKGISKDDTIGLAQKYCDHSLSPNFATKEFKGAWASITALKKHEFVFEEGRPKRYSLTEEGVNMAKILKSTDDIKFPRELENSQNVAADGEKDAAVDEYEFTANYSELLGVEAPFDEELSFDRDKSLLDITFQDLESTPRIRKTAKSTAGTGHSSPISSQYRSLSAPAGETFTPETKALRRRFGGTSYELWTKGSYEIFPIIDHREVKSQSDRDFFLKAFIRRGMKSEVRQLALGDIIWIAKNKKSGTEAVLNTIIERKRLDDLALSIRDNRFMEQKSRLDKTGCKNKYYLIEETMSDVVEGMTEALKTSIWLILVYYRFSIIRTTNSDATVERLHSLHTVLQEEYSNRDLLVINPHNLQNQDDYRYELEKFRREFEKSKTIECCHNFQCFQEILGKGELSTIGELTIHILMFIKGISIEKAVAIQSVFPTLKHILTAYAECESPEEAKLLMFKKFGNAPGVKKISKNLSEKIADVFNKI, via the coding sequence ATGTCATTACCTAGTAACTTAAAGAATCTCTATGCTGAATGGttacaagaatttatcTCTGCATTAAATCCCAAGCAGGAGCAGTTAACTCTGACATATGAAAAGGCAAGACGCAATCTGTTAGACGTCGATGACACCATATATTATCCCAGAGACCTTAAAAAGGTCAAGGGGATTGGTGATACGATTATGAGAAGGCTAGAGAAGAGATTAAAGGAATATTGTGATGAGTTAGGGGTCGAAATGCCTCAACCTGCCGCTAGTGCAGCGGCTCGTGGTACTAAAAGAGGTACCACTACACTACGATCTAATATTACAGATgtcattggtggtgaaCCTCCTCCCAAGAAACTTCGAAAATACATTCCCAAGAAGAGATCTGGTGGATATGGAATCTTATTGGCACTTTTGGAAGCCAATGCTGTAATACCAAAGGGAATTAGCAAAGATGACACGATTGGTTTGGCGCAAAAATACTGTGATCATAGCTTGAGCCCTAACTTTGCCACAAAGGAGTTTAAAGGTGCTTGGGCTTCCATCACTGCCTTGAAGAAACACgaatttgtatttgaagaaggaagaCCTAAACGGTACTCTTTGACAGAAGAAGGCGTCAATATGGCCAAGATTCTGAAATCTACAGATGATATTAAATTTCCTCgagaattggaaaactcACAAAATGTAGCGGCTGATGGCGAGAAGGATGCAGCGGTTGATGAATATGAATTTACAGCAAATTATAGTGAATTGTTGGGTGTTGAAGCACCTTTTGATGAGGAACTGTCGTTTGATAGAGATAAATCTCTTTTAGATATAacatttcaagatttggaatctaCCCCAAGGATAAGAAAAACCGCCAAATCAACCGCGGGTACTGGGCATTCTTCCCCAATTTCAAGCCAATATAGAAGTCTATCAGCACCCGCGGGTGAAACCTTCACACCAGAAACTAAAGCATTGAGGAGACGGTTTGGGGGTACGAGTTATGAATTATGGACGAAGGGTAGTTATGAAATTTTCCCCATTATAGATCATCGTGAAGTTAAATCTCAAAGCGATAGAGATTTTTTCCTCAAGGCTTTCATTAGAAGAGGAATGAAAAGCGAAGTACGACAGTTAGCATTAGGTGATATCATTTGGATTgcaaagaataaaaaaagtgGGACTGAGGCAGTCTTGAACACTATCATCGAACGTAAAAGGTTAGATGATCTCGCCCTTAGTATTCGAGATAATAGATTTATGGAGCAAAAGAGCCGTTTAGATAAGACAGGCTGTAAAAACAAATATTATCTGATAGAAGAGACCATGAGTGATGTGGTGGAAGGTATGACTGAAGCTCTGAAAACTTCTATCTGGCTTATCTTAGTGTATTACCGCTTCTCCATTATTCGAACGACAAATTCGGACGCTACCGTGGAACGATTGCATTCTCTGCATACCGTCTTACAAGAGGAATATTCTAATAGAGATCTACTGGTTATAAATCCTCATAATCTACAAAATCAAGATGATTACAGATacgaattggaaaaattccGTcgagaatttgaaaagtcAAAAACTATTGAATGTTGCCATAATTTCCAATGTTTCCAAGAAATCCTAGGTAAAGGTGAATTATCCACGATTGGTGAACTCACTATCCACATTCTTATGTTCATCAAGGGAATATCGATTGAGAAGGCCGTAGCGATTCAATCCGTTTTCCCTACACTAAAGCATATTTTAACCGCTTATGCAGAATGCGAATCACCAGAGGAAGCCAAGCTACTTATgttcaaaaaatttggtaatgCACCTGGtgtgaaaaaaattagcaAGAATCTTTCAGAAAAGATTGCAGATGTGTTCAATAAAATTTAA